In a single window of the Desulfuromonas sp. TF genome:
- a CDS encoding flavin reductase family protein, whose translation MNYDPQQNNHGLPQSPFKSCVVPRPIGWISTLSPTGEHNLAPYSQFQNLTFDPPYVMFAANQTTEGRRKDTAVNAEQTGEFVYNMATYDLREAVNRSAAEVPPEIDEFELAGVTKAPSLLVKPCRVAESPIQFECTYHQTLRLPGNGPMGTVDVIIGRVVQVHIKDEFIGADGRIDILRIRPLCRLGYYNYATIDSSFEMVIPGGNQNLLTGLEGAAELSQRSSC comes from the coding sequence ATGAATTATGATCCGCAGCAAAACAATCACGGCTTGCCGCAGAGCCCCTTCAAATCATGTGTTGTGCCTCGGCCGATCGGCTGGATCTCCACCTTGAGTCCGACCGGGGAGCACAACCTGGCACCCTACAGCCAGTTTCAGAATCTGACCTTCGATCCTCCGTATGTCATGTTTGCCGCTAATCAGACCACGGAGGGGAGGCGGAAGGACACGGCCGTCAATGCTGAGCAAACGGGGGAATTTGTCTATAACATGGCCACCTATGATTTGCGGGAGGCGGTGAATCGATCCGCGGCCGAAGTCCCTCCGGAGATTGATGAATTCGAACTGGCAGGCGTCACCAAGGCTCCTTCCCTCCTTGTGAAACCCTGCAGGGTGGCGGAGTCGCCGATCCAGTTTGAATGTACCTACCATCAGACGCTCCGCCTCCCTGGAAACGGACCCATGGGCACGGTGGATGTTATTATCGGCCGGGTGGTCCAGGTGCATATCAAGGATGAGTTCATCGGAGCCGACGGACGCATCGACATTCTGCGAATCCGTCCTTTATGTCGTCTCGGCTATTACAATTATGCGACGATCGACTCGTCTTTCGAAATGGTCATCCCGGGAGGAAACCAGAACCTGCTTACCGGACTGGAAGGTGCCGCAGAGCTATCGCAGAGGTCTTCATGCTGA